DNA sequence from the Pseudomonadota bacterium genome:
AGAATACCCGGTTCCGGCTAGCCTAGCGCTTAAGGCCAATTGCAAACTTCCCGCTCCAATTTTAGCTGAGATGATTAACAAAACGCTCTACGCGGCCTCGCTTGATGAGGGCCGCTATAACATGAACGGAGTGTGTCTAGAGATCGTTAAAGAGGGGAAAACAACAGCTCTTAGAATGGTAGCAACGGATGGTCACCGGCTAGCCCTTGTAACCCGTCCCTTTGAGGGCGTTGCGTTTACCGGACTTGGTCTGAACGGCTCCAGTAAGAAAACAGAGATGACCGAACACGTGATAGTTCCCCGCAAAGGACTAGCCGAAGTGCGTAAGGCGCTTGAGGTTGTAGGGGATGTTTTGGTTGGGGTGGATGTAAGGGATGGCTTCCTGGTTGTTGAGGGAGAGACATGGAAGCTGGTTGTTCGATTAATGGACAGCGAATTTCCAAATTATCAACAGGCCGTTCCAAAAGGCCCAGGAACGAAGATTGCCGTACTAAGCTCACAATTAACACAGGCGCTAAAACGGGTTTCGCTGGTCGTAAGTGATAAAAACAAAGGGGTACGATTTGATTTTCTTTCTAACATGATAAAGATCTCTAGCTCTTCTCCGGAGGTTGGAGAGGCGCAGGAGGAGGTTGAGGTTCAATATAACGGCAGGGATATGTCGGTTGGATTTAATGCGCGATATATCATAGATGCGCTAGCAATAGTTGGTGAGAATCAACCTTTTATCATCGAGCTAAGCGGAGAAACTGGCCCAGGAAGGTTCTATGCTGAGTCAGATGAGTCGTGCCTCGGTATCGTCATGCCGCTTAGACTAGATTGATACCGGGAGCAGATTGTTCGTTTCTAAAGTTAAGCTCTATAAATTTAGAAATCTGGCAGACCAGCAGGTTGAGCTGTCAGAAGGCCCCG
Encoded proteins:
- the dnaN gene encoding DNA polymerase III subunit beta → MELTISKLELSKLLHITLAIAEKKSSMPIFGNLLLRARDKSFEVTASDLEITAIATCNAQIKTPGAITVSAKVFGELVREMPDGDVTIKLGDRDRVEVLATNSKLKIVGVSAEEYPVPASLALKANCKLPAPILAEMINKTLYAASLDEGRYNMNGVCLEIVKEGKTTALRMVATDGHRLALVTRPFEGVAFTGLGLNGSSKKTEMTEHVIVPRKGLAEVRKALEVVGDVLVGVDVRDGFLVVEGETWKLVVRLMDSEFPNYQQAVPKGPGTKIAVLSSQLTQALKRVSLVVSDKNKGVRFDFLSNMIKISSSSPEVGEAQEEVEVQYNGRDMSVGFNARYIIDALAIVGENQPFIIELSGETGPGRFYAESDESCLGIVMPLRLD